Genomic segment of Sphingopyxis lindanitolerans:
CGATCCCGTCGTCTTCCTCTCCTATGCCCGCACCCCGATGGGCGGCATGCAGGGCGTATTGTCGGACGCGAGCGCGACCGACCTCGGCGCCACCGCGGTCAAGGCGGCGGTCGAGCGTGCGGGGGTGTCCGGCGACGATATCGAGCGTATCTATATGGGCTGCGTGCTTCCCGCGGGCCTCGGCCAGGCACCGGCGCGGCAGGCCGCGATCAAGGCCGGGCTGCCCAAGTCGGTGCAGGCGACGACCGTCAACAAGGTTTGCGGTTCGGGCATGCAGACCGTCATCATGGGCGCCGAAGCGCTCGCCGCGGGCAGCATCGACCTGGTCGTCGCGGGCGGCATGGAATCGATGACCAACGCGCCCTATCTGCTCAAGAAGCACCGCTCGGGCGCGCGCATCGGCCACGACACCGCTTATGACCATATGTTCCTCGACGGGCTGGAGGACGCCTATGAGGCGGGCCGCGCGATGGGCACCTTTGCGCAGGATACCGCCGATGCCTATCAGCTCAGCCGTCAGGCGCAGGATGATTATGCGATCGAATCGCTGAAACGCGCGCAGGCCGCAATCGCCGACGGCGCCTTTGCGGGCGAGATCACCCCCGTGACGCTGACGACGCGCAAGGGCGAGGTCGTCATCGACACCGACGAACAGCCCGGCAAGGGCAATCCCGACAAGATTCCGACGCTGCGCCCCGCCTTTGCCAAGGACGGCACGATCACCGCGGCGACCAGCTCGTCGATTTCGGACGGCGCCGCCGCCGTGGTGCTGACCCGCCAGTCGGTCGCCGACGCCAAGGGCGCAAAACCGGTGGCGCGTCTCGTCGCCCACGCAGCGCACGCGCAGGAACCAAAAGATTTCACCGTCGCCCCGGTCGGCGCGATCAACAAGGTGCTGGCGAAGGCGGGCTGGACGATCGGCGACGTCGATCTGTTCGAGGTCAATGAAGCCTTTGCCTGCGTCGCGATGTTTGCGATGCACGACCTCGGCATTCCGCACGATCGGATCAACGTCCACGGCGGCGCGACCGCGCTCGGCCACCCGATCGGCGCCAGCGGCACGCGCATCATCACGACGCTGATCGCCGCGCTTCAACGCCACGGCAAGACGCGCGGTATCGCGAGCCTGTGCATCGGCGGCGGCGAAGCGACGGCGGTGGCGGTCGAACTGGTCTGAGACACCGTCGCCCCCCGCGAGGGCGGGGGCCGCTGGCAGCCTTGCGCATGCCGATAGCGGCCCCCGCCTTCGCGGGGGCGACGATTTTCTGGAAGGTTCCGGAATCCCGCCGTATCCCTCCACCGTCCCATCGCAATCCCCGCGACAGATTGCGACACTCATGACCGGAAAATAAACGCGGCATTCCGCTTCGGTTCAAATCGAATCGCCTAATCCATTCCCAGTCATCGGGCAGATCCCCCTCCCCCTGACGATGCAAAGGAATGGCATAATGAAGAAGATCAACTTTCTCACCGCCGGCCTGATCGCCGCGATGATGATCCCGGCCGCGGCGCAGGCCCAGACCGGCGAACTTCGCCGCGATCGGCAGGAAGTCCGTCACGCCCAGACGCACGGCAACCATCGCGATGTCCGCGACGCCCGCAAGGAATATCGCCAGGACAAGCGCGACTGGCGCCATGATACGCGCTACCAGAATTATCGCGCGCCATTCAAATATCAGCAGTTCCGCGTCGGCCAGGCGTTGCGCCCCAATTATTATGCGCCGGCCTATCGTCCGACCTGGGACAGCCGCTGGGGCGTACCCCGCGCCGGGCGCGGTCTGACCTATGTCCGCCACTATAACGATCTGCTGCTCGTCAATGTGCGGAACGGCAAGGTGGTGAAGGTCTATCGCAACGAGTTCCGGTGGCGCTAAACCATAGCAATCGGACGCACGAGAGGGTCGACGGGCAACCATCGGCCCTTTTTCGCCTGCGATGATCGCCGTTGCCGACTCCCCGCGAAAGGCATAGTTTCCGTCCATCGAAGCTGGGGAGACATCGACATGAAAAAGCTGGTTC
This window contains:
- a CDS encoding thiolase family protein, giving the protein MTATDPVVFLSYARTPMGGMQGVLSDASATDLGATAVKAAVERAGVSGDDIERIYMGCVLPAGLGQAPARQAAIKAGLPKSVQATTVNKVCGSGMQTVIMGAEALAAGSIDLVVAGGMESMTNAPYLLKKHRSGARIGHDTAYDHMFLDGLEDAYEAGRAMGTFAQDTADAYQLSRQAQDDYAIESLKRAQAAIADGAFAGEITPVTLTTRKGEVVIDTDEQPGKGNPDKIPTLRPAFAKDGTITAATSSSISDGAAAVVLTRQSVADAKGAKPVARLVAHAAHAQEPKDFTVAPVGAINKVLAKAGWTIGDVDLFEVNEAFACVAMFAMHDLGIPHDRINVHGGATALGHPIGASGTRIITTLIAALQRHGKTRGIASLCIGGGEATAVAVELV
- a CDS encoding RcnB family protein; its protein translation is MKKINFLTAGLIAAMMIPAAAQAQTGELRRDRQEVRHAQTHGNHRDVRDARKEYRQDKRDWRHDTRYQNYRAPFKYQQFRVGQALRPNYYAPAYRPTWDSRWGVPRAGRGLTYVRHYNDLLLVNVRNGKVVKVYRNEFRWR